The Coffea arabica cultivar ET-39 chromosome 3c, Coffea Arabica ET-39 HiFi, whole genome shotgun sequence genome contains a region encoding:
- the LOC140037703 gene encoding major allergen Pru ar 1-like — protein MGVITYDHEVITSIPPAKLFKTFIVDFDNLIPNILPQAFKSVEILQGDGGAGTIKLTHFGEGSQYKSMKTHVDELDEENFVVKFTIIEGDVLEDVIEKITFVIKILPSADGGSITITSSTYYTKGDAKINEEDIMSRKDKAAGVFKALEAYFDDNPDDY, from the exons ATGGGTGTTATCACTTACGATCATGAGGTTATCACCTCAATCCCACCAGCAAAGCTTTTCAAGACTTTCATCGTTGATTTTGACAACCTCATTCCTAATATCTTGCCTCAGGCCTTCAAGAGTGTCGAAATCCTCCAGGGTGATGGTGGAGCTGGAACCATCAAACTCACCCATTTTGGCGAAG GTAGCCAGTACAAGAGCATGAAGACCCATGTTGATGAGCTTGACGAGGAGAATTTTGTCGTCAAATTTACCATTATTGAAGGAGATGTTTTGGAGGATGTGATTGAGAAAATTACTTTCGTGATTAAAATCCTACCCTCTGCTGACGGAGGATCCATTACCATAACCAGCAGCACATACTACACCAAGGGTGACGCCAAGATAAACGAAGAGGATATCATGTCTCGTAAAGACAAGGCTGCTGGAGTCTTCAAGGCTCTTGAGGCTTACTTCGATGACAACCCTGATGATTACTAA